In Panthera leo isolate Ple1 chromosome B3, P.leo_Ple1_pat1.1, whole genome shotgun sequence, a single genomic region encodes these proteins:
- the ULK3 gene encoding serine/threonine-protein kinase ULK3 isoform X1 has product MAGPGWGPPRLDGFILTERLGSGTYATVYKAYAKKDTREVVAIKCVAKKSLNKASVENLLTEIEILKGIRHPHIVQLKDFQWDSDNIYLIMEFCAGGDLSRFIHTRRILPEKVARVFMQQLASALQFLHERNISHLDLKPQNILLSSLEKPHLKLADFGFAQHMSPWDEKHVLRGSPLYMAPEMVCRRQYDARVDLWSVGVILYEALFGQPPFASRSFAELEEKIRSNRVIELPLRPPLSRDCRDLLQRLLERDPNRRISFQDFFAHPWVDLEHVPSGESLARATALVVQAVKKDQDGDAAAALSLYCKALDFFVPALHYEVDAQRKEAIKAKVGQYVSRAEELKAIVSSSNQALLRQGTSARDLLREMARDKPRLLAALDVASAAMAKEEEAGGEQDALDLYQHGLGELLVLLAAEPPGRRRELLHAEVQNLMARAEYLKEQVKMRESRWAAESLDKEGLSESVRSSCTLQ; this is encoded by the exons ATGGCGGGGCCCGGTTGGGGCCCCCCGCGGCTGGACGGCTTCATCCTCACCGAGCGCCTGGGCAGTGGCACGTACGCCACAGTGTACAAAGCCTACGCCAAG AAGGACACTCGTGAGGTGGTAGCCATAAAGTGCGTGGCCAAGAAGAGTCTGAACAAGGCATCCGTGGAGAATCTACTGACAGAGATTGAGATCCTCAAGGGCATTCGACACCCCCACATTGTACAGCTGAAAGACTTCCAG TGGGACAGCGACAACATCTACCTCATCATGGAGTTCTGTGCAGGGGGTGACCTGTCTCGCTTCATTCATACCCGCAGGATTCTGCCTGAGAAGGTGGCTCGTGTCTTCATGCAGCAGTTGG CTAGTGCCCTGCAGTTCCTGCATGAACGGAATATCTCTCACCTGGATCTGAAACCACAGAACATTCTGCTGAGCTCCTTAGAGAAGCCCCACCTTAAATTGGCAG ACTTCGGCTTCGCACAGCACATGTCCCCCTGGGACGAGAAGCATGTACTGCGTGGCTCCCCTCTCTACATGGCCCCTGAGATGGTGTGTCGGCGGCAGTACGACGCCCGTGTGGACCTCTGGTCCGTGGGGGTCATCCTGTACG AAGCCCTCTTCGGGCAGCCCCCCTTTGCCTCCAGGTCGTTTGCGGAGCTGGAAGAGAAGATCCGGAGCAACCGGGTTATCGAG CTCCCCTTGCGGCCCCCGCTCTCCCGAGACTGCCGGGACCTGCTGCAGCGGCTCCTAGAGCGGGACCCCAACCGTCGCATCTCCTTCCAGGATTTCTTCGCCCACCCCTGGGTGGACCTGGAGCATGTGCCCAGTGGGGAGAGCCTGGCACGAGCG ACAGCCCTCGTGGTGCAGGCAGTGAAGAAGGACCAGGACGGGGACGCCGCGgctgctctgtctctctactGCAAAGCTCTGGACTTCTTCGTGCCCGCCCTGCACT ATGAAGTGGATGCCCAGCGGAAGGAGGCAATTAAGGCAAAG GTGGGGCAGTACGTGTCCCGGGCTGAGGAGCTCAAAGCCATCGTCTCCTCCTCCAATCAGGCCCTGCTGAGGCAGGGGACCTCAGCCCGAGACCTGCTCAGAG AGATGGCCCGAGACAAACCTCGCCTCCTCGCTGCCCTGGACGTGGCTTCGGCTGCCATGGCCAAG GAGGAGGAAGCTGGTGGGGAGCAGGATGCCCTGGACCTGTACCAGCACGGCCTGGGGGAGTTATTGGTGCTGCTGGCAG CGGAGCCCCCAGGCCGGAGGCGGGAACTGCTTCACGCTGAG GTTCAGAACCTCATGGCTCGAGCTGAATACCTGAAGGAACAGGTCAAG ATGAGGGAGTCCCGCTGGGCAGCCGAGAGCCTGGACAAAGAGGGGCTGTCGGAGTCTGTTCGTAGCT CTTGCACCCTGCAGTAA
- the ULK3 gene encoding serine/threonine-protein kinase ULK3 isoform X3 translates to MAGPGWGPPRLDGFILTERLGSGTYATVYKAYAKKDTREVVAIKCVAKKSLNKASVENLLTEIEILKGIRHPHIVQLKDFQWDSDNIYLIMEFCAGGDLSRFIHTRRILPEKVARVFMQQLASALQFLHERNISHLDLKPQNILLSSLEKPHLKLADFGFAQHMSPWDEKHVLRGSPLYMAPEMVCRRQYDARVDLWSVGVILYEALFGQPPFASRSFAELEEKIRSNRVIELPLRPPLSRDCRDLLQRLLERDPNRRISFQDFFAHPWVDLEHVPSGESLARATALVVQAVKKDQDGDAAAALSLYCKALDFFVPALHYEVDAQRKEAIKAKVGQYVSRAEELKAIVSSSNQALLRQGTSARDLLREMARDKPRLLAALDVASAAMAKEEEAGGEQDALDLYQHGLGELLVLLAGSEPHGSS, encoded by the exons ATGGCGGGGCCCGGTTGGGGCCCCCCGCGGCTGGACGGCTTCATCCTCACCGAGCGCCTGGGCAGTGGCACGTACGCCACAGTGTACAAAGCCTACGCCAAG AAGGACACTCGTGAGGTGGTAGCCATAAAGTGCGTGGCCAAGAAGAGTCTGAACAAGGCATCCGTGGAGAATCTACTGACAGAGATTGAGATCCTCAAGGGCATTCGACACCCCCACATTGTACAGCTGAAAGACTTCCAG TGGGACAGCGACAACATCTACCTCATCATGGAGTTCTGTGCAGGGGGTGACCTGTCTCGCTTCATTCATACCCGCAGGATTCTGCCTGAGAAGGTGGCTCGTGTCTTCATGCAGCAGTTGG CTAGTGCCCTGCAGTTCCTGCATGAACGGAATATCTCTCACCTGGATCTGAAACCACAGAACATTCTGCTGAGCTCCTTAGAGAAGCCCCACCTTAAATTGGCAG ACTTCGGCTTCGCACAGCACATGTCCCCCTGGGACGAGAAGCATGTACTGCGTGGCTCCCCTCTCTACATGGCCCCTGAGATGGTGTGTCGGCGGCAGTACGACGCCCGTGTGGACCTCTGGTCCGTGGGGGTCATCCTGTACG AAGCCCTCTTCGGGCAGCCCCCCTTTGCCTCCAGGTCGTTTGCGGAGCTGGAAGAGAAGATCCGGAGCAACCGGGTTATCGAG CTCCCCTTGCGGCCCCCGCTCTCCCGAGACTGCCGGGACCTGCTGCAGCGGCTCCTAGAGCGGGACCCCAACCGTCGCATCTCCTTCCAGGATTTCTTCGCCCACCCCTGGGTGGACCTGGAGCATGTGCCCAGTGGGGAGAGCCTGGCACGAGCG ACAGCCCTCGTGGTGCAGGCAGTGAAGAAGGACCAGGACGGGGACGCCGCGgctgctctgtctctctactGCAAAGCTCTGGACTTCTTCGTGCCCGCCCTGCACT ATGAAGTGGATGCCCAGCGGAAGGAGGCAATTAAGGCAAAG GTGGGGCAGTACGTGTCCCGGGCTGAGGAGCTCAAAGCCATCGTCTCCTCCTCCAATCAGGCCCTGCTGAGGCAGGGGACCTCAGCCCGAGACCTGCTCAGAG AGATGGCCCGAGACAAACCTCGCCTCCTCGCTGCCCTGGACGTGGCTTCGGCTGCCATGGCCAAG GAGGAGGAAGCTGGTGGGGAGCAGGATGCCCTGGACCTGTACCAGCACGGCCTGGGGGAGTTATTGGTGCTGCTGGCAG GTTCAGAACCTCATGGCTCGAGCTGA
- the ULK3 gene encoding serine/threonine-protein kinase ULK3 isoform X2 has product MPQWGQSRIQWNRLWNRKDTREVVAIKCVAKKSLNKASVENLLTEIEILKGIRHPHIVQLKDFQWDSDNIYLIMEFCAGGDLSRFIHTRRILPEKVARVFMQQLASALQFLHERNISHLDLKPQNILLSSLEKPHLKLADFGFAQHMSPWDEKHVLRGSPLYMAPEMVCRRQYDARVDLWSVGVILYEALFGQPPFASRSFAELEEKIRSNRVIELPLRPPLSRDCRDLLQRLLERDPNRRISFQDFFAHPWVDLEHVPSGESLARATALVVQAVKKDQDGDAAAALSLYCKALDFFVPALHYEVDAQRKEAIKAKVGQYVSRAEELKAIVSSSNQALLRQGTSARDLLREMARDKPRLLAALDVASAAMAKEEEAGGEQDALDLYQHGLGELLVLLAAEPPGRRRELLHAEVQNLMARAEYLKEQVKMRESRWAAESLDKEGLSESVRSSCTLQ; this is encoded by the exons ATGCCTCAGTGGGGGCAGTCTAGAATACAATGGAACAGATTATGGAACAGG AAGGACACTCGTGAGGTGGTAGCCATAAAGTGCGTGGCCAAGAAGAGTCTGAACAAGGCATCCGTGGAGAATCTACTGACAGAGATTGAGATCCTCAAGGGCATTCGACACCCCCACATTGTACAGCTGAAAGACTTCCAG TGGGACAGCGACAACATCTACCTCATCATGGAGTTCTGTGCAGGGGGTGACCTGTCTCGCTTCATTCATACCCGCAGGATTCTGCCTGAGAAGGTGGCTCGTGTCTTCATGCAGCAGTTGG CTAGTGCCCTGCAGTTCCTGCATGAACGGAATATCTCTCACCTGGATCTGAAACCACAGAACATTCTGCTGAGCTCCTTAGAGAAGCCCCACCTTAAATTGGCAG ACTTCGGCTTCGCACAGCACATGTCCCCCTGGGACGAGAAGCATGTACTGCGTGGCTCCCCTCTCTACATGGCCCCTGAGATGGTGTGTCGGCGGCAGTACGACGCCCGTGTGGACCTCTGGTCCGTGGGGGTCATCCTGTACG AAGCCCTCTTCGGGCAGCCCCCCTTTGCCTCCAGGTCGTTTGCGGAGCTGGAAGAGAAGATCCGGAGCAACCGGGTTATCGAG CTCCCCTTGCGGCCCCCGCTCTCCCGAGACTGCCGGGACCTGCTGCAGCGGCTCCTAGAGCGGGACCCCAACCGTCGCATCTCCTTCCAGGATTTCTTCGCCCACCCCTGGGTGGACCTGGAGCATGTGCCCAGTGGGGAGAGCCTGGCACGAGCG ACAGCCCTCGTGGTGCAGGCAGTGAAGAAGGACCAGGACGGGGACGCCGCGgctgctctgtctctctactGCAAAGCTCTGGACTTCTTCGTGCCCGCCCTGCACT ATGAAGTGGATGCCCAGCGGAAGGAGGCAATTAAGGCAAAG GTGGGGCAGTACGTGTCCCGGGCTGAGGAGCTCAAAGCCATCGTCTCCTCCTCCAATCAGGCCCTGCTGAGGCAGGGGACCTCAGCCCGAGACCTGCTCAGAG AGATGGCCCGAGACAAACCTCGCCTCCTCGCTGCCCTGGACGTGGCTTCGGCTGCCATGGCCAAG GAGGAGGAAGCTGGTGGGGAGCAGGATGCCCTGGACCTGTACCAGCACGGCCTGGGGGAGTTATTGGTGCTGCTGGCAG CGGAGCCCCCAGGCCGGAGGCGGGAACTGCTTCACGCTGAG GTTCAGAACCTCATGGCTCGAGCTGAATACCTGAAGGAACAGGTCAAG ATGAGGGAGTCCCGCTGGGCAGCCGAGAGCCTGGACAAAGAGGGGCTGTCGGAGTCTGTTCGTAGCT CTTGCACCCTGCAGTAA
- the ULK3 gene encoding serine/threonine-protein kinase ULK3 isoform X4, which yields MEFCAGGDLSRFIHTRRILPEKVARVFMQQLASALQFLHERNISHLDLKPQNILLSSLEKPHLKLADFGFAQHMSPWDEKHVLRGSPLYMAPEMVCRRQYDARVDLWSVGVILYEALFGQPPFASRSFAELEEKIRSNRVIELPLRPPLSRDCRDLLQRLLERDPNRRISFQDFFAHPWVDLEHVPSGESLARATALVVQAVKKDQDGDAAAALSLYCKALDFFVPALHYEVDAQRKEAIKAKVGQYVSRAEELKAIVSSSNQALLRQGTSARDLLREMARDKPRLLAALDVASAAMAKEEEAGGEQDALDLYQHGLGELLVLLAAEPPGRRRELLHAEVQNLMARAEYLKEQVKMRESRWAAESLDKEGLSESVRSSCTLQ from the exons ATGGAGTTCTGTGCAGGGGGTGACCTGTCTCGCTTCATTCATACCCGCAGGATTCTGCCTGAGAAGGTGGCTCGTGTCTTCATGCAGCAGTTGG CTAGTGCCCTGCAGTTCCTGCATGAACGGAATATCTCTCACCTGGATCTGAAACCACAGAACATTCTGCTGAGCTCCTTAGAGAAGCCCCACCTTAAATTGGCAG ACTTCGGCTTCGCACAGCACATGTCCCCCTGGGACGAGAAGCATGTACTGCGTGGCTCCCCTCTCTACATGGCCCCTGAGATGGTGTGTCGGCGGCAGTACGACGCCCGTGTGGACCTCTGGTCCGTGGGGGTCATCCTGTACG AAGCCCTCTTCGGGCAGCCCCCCTTTGCCTCCAGGTCGTTTGCGGAGCTGGAAGAGAAGATCCGGAGCAACCGGGTTATCGAG CTCCCCTTGCGGCCCCCGCTCTCCCGAGACTGCCGGGACCTGCTGCAGCGGCTCCTAGAGCGGGACCCCAACCGTCGCATCTCCTTCCAGGATTTCTTCGCCCACCCCTGGGTGGACCTGGAGCATGTGCCCAGTGGGGAGAGCCTGGCACGAGCG ACAGCCCTCGTGGTGCAGGCAGTGAAGAAGGACCAGGACGGGGACGCCGCGgctgctctgtctctctactGCAAAGCTCTGGACTTCTTCGTGCCCGCCCTGCACT ATGAAGTGGATGCCCAGCGGAAGGAGGCAATTAAGGCAAAG GTGGGGCAGTACGTGTCCCGGGCTGAGGAGCTCAAAGCCATCGTCTCCTCCTCCAATCAGGCCCTGCTGAGGCAGGGGACCTCAGCCCGAGACCTGCTCAGAG AGATGGCCCGAGACAAACCTCGCCTCCTCGCTGCCCTGGACGTGGCTTCGGCTGCCATGGCCAAG GAGGAGGAAGCTGGTGGGGAGCAGGATGCCCTGGACCTGTACCAGCACGGCCTGGGGGAGTTATTGGTGCTGCTGGCAG CGGAGCCCCCAGGCCGGAGGCGGGAACTGCTTCACGCTGAG GTTCAGAACCTCATGGCTCGAGCTGAATACCTGAAGGAACAGGTCAAG ATGAGGGAGTCCCGCTGGGCAGCCGAGAGCCTGGACAAAGAGGGGCTGTCGGAGTCTGTTCGTAGCT CTTGCACCCTGCAGTAA
- the ULK3 gene encoding serine/threonine-protein kinase ULK3 isoform X5, with translation MQQLASALQFLHERNISHLDLKPQNILLSSLEKPHLKLADFGFAQHMSPWDEKHVLRGSPLYMAPEMVCRRQYDARVDLWSVGVILYEALFGQPPFASRSFAELEEKIRSNRVIELPLRPPLSRDCRDLLQRLLERDPNRRISFQDFFAHPWVDLEHVPSGESLARATALVVQAVKKDQDGDAAAALSLYCKALDFFVPALHYEVDAQRKEAIKAKVGQYVSRAEELKAIVSSSNQALLRQGTSARDLLREMARDKPRLLAALDVASAAMAKEEEAGGEQDALDLYQHGLGELLVLLAAEPPGRRRELLHAEVQNLMARAEYLKEQVKMRESRWAAESLDKEGLSESVRSSCTLQ, from the exons ATGCAGCAGTTGG CTAGTGCCCTGCAGTTCCTGCATGAACGGAATATCTCTCACCTGGATCTGAAACCACAGAACATTCTGCTGAGCTCCTTAGAGAAGCCCCACCTTAAATTGGCAG ACTTCGGCTTCGCACAGCACATGTCCCCCTGGGACGAGAAGCATGTACTGCGTGGCTCCCCTCTCTACATGGCCCCTGAGATGGTGTGTCGGCGGCAGTACGACGCCCGTGTGGACCTCTGGTCCGTGGGGGTCATCCTGTACG AAGCCCTCTTCGGGCAGCCCCCCTTTGCCTCCAGGTCGTTTGCGGAGCTGGAAGAGAAGATCCGGAGCAACCGGGTTATCGAG CTCCCCTTGCGGCCCCCGCTCTCCCGAGACTGCCGGGACCTGCTGCAGCGGCTCCTAGAGCGGGACCCCAACCGTCGCATCTCCTTCCAGGATTTCTTCGCCCACCCCTGGGTGGACCTGGAGCATGTGCCCAGTGGGGAGAGCCTGGCACGAGCG ACAGCCCTCGTGGTGCAGGCAGTGAAGAAGGACCAGGACGGGGACGCCGCGgctgctctgtctctctactGCAAAGCTCTGGACTTCTTCGTGCCCGCCCTGCACT ATGAAGTGGATGCCCAGCGGAAGGAGGCAATTAAGGCAAAG GTGGGGCAGTACGTGTCCCGGGCTGAGGAGCTCAAAGCCATCGTCTCCTCCTCCAATCAGGCCCTGCTGAGGCAGGGGACCTCAGCCCGAGACCTGCTCAGAG AGATGGCCCGAGACAAACCTCGCCTCCTCGCTGCCCTGGACGTGGCTTCGGCTGCCATGGCCAAG GAGGAGGAAGCTGGTGGGGAGCAGGATGCCCTGGACCTGTACCAGCACGGCCTGGGGGAGTTATTGGTGCTGCTGGCAG CGGAGCCCCCAGGCCGGAGGCGGGAACTGCTTCACGCTGAG GTTCAGAACCTCATGGCTCGAGCTGAATACCTGAAGGAACAGGTCAAG ATGAGGGAGTCCCGCTGGGCAGCCGAGAGCCTGGACAAAGAGGGGCTGTCGGAGTCTGTTCGTAGCT CTTGCACCCTGCAGTAA
- the CPLX3 gene encoding complexin-3, whose protein sequence is MAFMVKTMVGGQLKNLTGSLGGGEDKGDGDKSAAEAQGMSREEYEEYQKQLVEEKMERDAQFTQRKAERATLRSHFRDKYRLPKNETDESQIQMAGGDVELPRELAKMIEEDTEEEEERASVLGQLASLPGLDLGSLKDKAQATLGDLKQSAEKCYIM, encoded by the exons ATGGCGTTCATGGTGAAGACTATGGTGGGCGGCCAGCTGAAGAACCTCACCGGGAGCCTGGGGGGCGGCGAGGACAAGGGGGACGGGGACAAATCGGCGGCCGAAGCGCAAGGCATGAGCCGAGAAGAGTATGAGGAGTATCAGAAGCAACTGGTGGAAGAGAA GATGGAGCGGGATGCGCAGTTCACGCAGAGGAAGGCAGAGCGGGCCACGCTGCGGAGCCACTTCCGAGATAAATACCGACTGCCCAAG AACGAGACAGATGAGAGCCAGATTCAGATGGCAGGTGGAGACGTGGAGCTGCCCCGGGAGCTGGCCAAGATGATTgaggaggacacagaggaggaggaggagagggcctCCGTCCTCGGGCAGTTGGCCAGTCTCCCTGGCCTAGACCTCGGCTCACTCAAGGACAAGGCCCAGGCCACATTGGGGGACCTCAAGCAATCAGCTGAGAAGTGCTACATCATGTGA